In Rhodanobacter denitrificans, a single window of DNA contains:
- a CDS encoding BPSL0761 family protein produces MTLPYERSRAVIETRAFLAQLLGNRRVPASVRSEAKWLLRHYPSANEVFQAGWHELASPAYVLEPIFDTSVDGKPSERWPPPRQVERNDPNET; encoded by the coding sequence ATGACGCTGCCGTATGAACGTTCGAGAGCAGTCATCGAAACGAGGGCGTTCTTGGCGCAGCTGCTCGGCAACCGTCGAGTTCCGGCCTCGGTACGCAGTGAAGCCAAGTGGCTTCTGCGGCACTACCCGTCAGCCAACGAGGTGTTCCAAGCGGGATGGCATGAGTTGGCCAGCCCAGCCTATGTTCTGGAGCCGATCTTCGACACCAGCGTCGACGGAAAGCCATCGGAACGTTGGCCCCCACCACGCCAAGTAGAACGGAATGACCCCAACGAAACTTGA
- a CDS encoding SseB family protein, producing the protein MTPTKLDDLLATARSTPAGMDPSKAQEAVFQALLDATVYAHVPSKRPPEGRMRFFQFIRPDNGQTVLPFFSDRTQAEQPLRDGVSIVAMSGRRLFELTRGATLILNPNIDAVALYPPEITAILEGRELGYFAQQEPIDNEALLARLPSVSTSEVDEVLRELFDREGTVRAAYLVEVNTQGNKPEEFILLGVVAGSAAKERLLQLVTLALKTKSPRMDLPLSIAFFAPDEVLPDICHRGIQFYGT; encoded by the coding sequence ATGACCCCAACGAAACTTGATGATCTCCTTGCTACGGCAAGGTCGACGCCGGCGGGGATGGATCCGTCAAAGGCTCAAGAGGCGGTGTTTCAAGCCCTCCTCGACGCCACCGTGTACGCGCATGTCCCATCGAAAAGACCGCCTGAAGGGCGTATGCGCTTCTTCCAGTTCATACGCCCGGACAATGGTCAAACGGTGCTTCCGTTCTTCAGTGACCGCACCCAGGCAGAGCAGCCTTTGCGCGATGGTGTTTCGATTGTGGCTATGTCGGGTCGGCGTCTGTTTGAACTTACACGCGGCGCCACCTTGATTCTCAATCCAAATATCGATGCAGTGGCACTGTATCCACCGGAAATTACGGCGATTCTTGAGGGCAGAGAGCTTGGCTACTTTGCGCAGCAGGAACCCATTGACAACGAAGCCTTGCTTGCACGTCTGCCTAGCGTCTCAACGAGCGAAGTTGACGAGGTACTACGTGAGTTGTTCGATCGGGAGGGGACTGTTAGGGCCGCCTATCTGGTGGAGGTGAACACCCAAGGCAACAAGCCGGAGGAATTCATTCTTCTTGGCGTAGTGGCGGGTTCGGCGGCCAAAGAGCGACTCCTCCAACTTGTGACGCTAGCCCTCAAAACTAAGTCGCCGCGAATGGATCTTCCCCTGAGCATTGCGTTCTTCGCACCGGATGAAGTGCTTCCTGATATCTGCCACAGGGGCATCCAGTTTTATGGAACATAA
- a CDS encoding helix-turn-helix domain-containing protein, protein MDKVTLQTKLGTAVRERRQALEYSQDTFADAIGMHRAYYSAIERGERNVTLATLAKVAEGLDMPIAALMAQAKL, encoded by the coding sequence ATGGACAAGGTGACGCTACAGACCAAATTGGGTACCGCCGTGCGTGAGCGTCGACAGGCCCTTGAATACAGCCAGGACACATTCGCCGATGCCATCGGTATGCACCGCGCTTACTACAGCGCCATCGAGCGCGGCGAGCGGAACGTAACGCTGGCCACCCTCGCCAAGGTGGCAGAGGGGCTGGACATGCCGATCGCCGCGTTGATGGCGCAAGCCAAGCTTTAA
- a CDS encoding type I restriction-modification system subunit M: protein MNIELRKTLWAAADKLRSSMDAAEYKHLVLGLIFVKYISDAFDELRSGLRVALADPESELYLEDPVMRAAAEEDRDYYTAANVFWVPEQARWENLRAHAKQANIGRRIDAALDAIEADNPRLKGILDKRFGRAQLEPGKLGELVDLVSTIGFGAGGKAKDVLGEVYEYFLGQFASAEGKKGGQFYTPASVVEVLVEILGPHQGKVYDPCCGSGGMFVQSEKFVESHGGRFGDLSIYGQEANPTTWRLVAMNLAIRGMDFNLGKEPADTFHRDQHPDLRADYVLANPPFNISDWGGERLADDRRWQFGTPPAGNANYAWLQHILHHLSARGQAGVVLANGSMSSNQNSEGAIRQAMVERDVVEVMVALPPQLFFNTQIPACLWFLAKDKTKNGRDRRGEVLFIDARKLGRMEGRVFRVFDDEDIARIGDTVHRWRQAFPPLPPATEGSSRGREGRGEGLAYADVPGFCRSVPLAEIAEHGYVLTPGRYVGAEDIEDDDEVFSEKMERLTAQLAEQMAKGVELDALIREKLGALGYGV, encoded by the coding sequence TTGAATATCGAGTTGAGAAAGACCCTCTGGGCCGCCGCCGACAAGCTGCGCTCCAGCATGGACGCGGCCGAGTACAAGCATTTGGTGCTTGGGCTGATCTTCGTGAAGTACATCTCCGATGCGTTCGACGAGTTGCGCAGCGGACTGCGCGTGGCGCTGGCTGATCCGGAATCCGAGTTGTACCTCGAAGATCCCGTGATGCGCGCCGCCGCGGAAGAGGATCGCGACTATTACACCGCCGCCAACGTGTTCTGGGTGCCCGAGCAGGCGCGCTGGGAAAACCTTCGCGCGCACGCCAAGCAGGCGAACATCGGCCGCCGCATCGACGCCGCACTGGACGCGATCGAGGCGGACAACCCGCGCCTGAAGGGCATCCTCGACAAGCGTTTCGGCCGCGCCCAGCTGGAACCGGGCAAGCTCGGCGAGCTGGTCGACCTAGTCTCCACGATCGGTTTCGGCGCGGGCGGCAAGGCCAAGGACGTGCTTGGCGAGGTGTACGAATACTTCCTCGGCCAGTTCGCCAGCGCCGAAGGCAAGAAGGGCGGCCAGTTCTACACGCCCGCCTCGGTGGTCGAGGTGCTGGTGGAAATCCTCGGCCCGCACCAGGGCAAGGTGTATGACCCGTGCTGCGGTTCCGGCGGCATGTTCGTGCAGTCGGAGAAGTTCGTGGAGAGCCACGGCGGCCGCTTCGGCGACCTCAGCATCTACGGCCAGGAAGCGAACCCCACCACCTGGCGACTGGTGGCAATGAACCTCGCCATCCGCGGCATGGATTTCAACCTCGGCAAGGAGCCGGCCGACACCTTCCACCGCGACCAACACCCCGACCTACGCGCCGACTACGTACTGGCCAACCCGCCGTTCAACATCAGCGACTGGGGCGGCGAGCGCCTTGCCGACGATCGCCGCTGGCAGTTCGGCACGCCGCCCGCCGGCAACGCCAACTACGCCTGGCTGCAGCACATCCTGCACCACCTGTCCGCGCGCGGGCAGGCCGGCGTGGTGCTGGCCAACGGCAGCATGAGCTCCAACCAGAACAGCGAAGGCGCGATCCGCCAGGCGATGGTCGAACGCGACGTGGTCGAGGTGATGGTGGCGCTGCCGCCGCAACTGTTCTTCAACACCCAGATTCCCGCCTGCCTGTGGTTCCTGGCGAAAGACAAGACCAAGAACGGCCGCGACCGCCGCGGCGAAGTGCTGTTCATCGACGCCCGCAAACTCGGCCGCATGGAAGGCCGCGTGTTCCGCGTCTTCGACGACGAAGACATCGCCCGCATCGGCGACACCGTGCACCGCTGGCGTCAGGCTTTTCCCCCTCTCCCCCCGGCGACCGAAGGAAGTTCCCGTGGGAGAGAGGGCCGGGGTGAGGGTTTGGCCTACGCCGACGTCCCCGGCTTCTGCCGCAGCGTGCCCCTCGCCGAAATCGCCGAACACGGCTACGTGCTCACCCCTGGCCGCTACGTGGGCGCGGAGGATATCGAGGACGACGACGAGGTGTTCAGCGAGAAGATGGAGCGGCTAACCGCGCAGCTCGCCGAGCAGATGGCGAAGGGTGTGGAGCTGGATGCGCTGATCCGGGAGAAGCTGGGGGCGTTGGGTTATGGCGTCTGA